A stretch of the Candidatus Jettenia sp. AMX2 genome encodes the following:
- the flgN gene encoding flagellar export chaperone FlgN yields the protein MIVISAGKVNKIRIINNMKHLDATEEIISFLNQKKAYYKKILSLTQDQEKAIKSNNINGLNSIIKEKEGVIGNIRHLDRLNKKTQKEIFTKNEYREDIRISSLLKQLQSLITDIMNHDRKDLNILYVLISTTKTKFDNLSNMQRSQISMRTQTLYTPGYVDVVR from the coding sequence ATGATTGTAATATCAGCCGGAAAAGTAAACAAGATAAGGATAATAAACAACATGAAACACCTGGATGCAACAGAAGAAATAATTTCTTTTTTAAATCAAAAGAAGGCATATTATAAAAAAATTCTCAGTCTTACGCAGGATCAGGAGAAGGCTATAAAATCAAACAACATAAATGGCCTGAATAGTATTATAAAGGAAAAGGAAGGTGTCATCGGAAATATCAGGCATTTAGACAGACTGAATAAAAAAACACAAAAAGAAATCTTTACAAAAAATGAGTACCGGGAGGATATACGTATAAGCTCACTTCTGAAACAATTACAATCCCTTATTACCGATATAATGAATCACGACAGAAAGGATTTGAACATACTATACGTATTAATAAGCACAACAAAAACTAAGTTTGACAACTTAAGCAACATGCAGAGATCACAAATATCAATGAGAACGCAAACACTGTATACACCAGGCTATGTTGATGTCGTCCGGTAA
- a CDS encoding HD domain-containing protein, with product MQQYVEISKDILVEGVTIGCDVYLKSYSDGVPKYILFCRKDEPFNENRKNVLLEKNIEKLYVIPSDSHKCLIYQERNLSDILASNTVNFVAKSQAIYHTAKNLTKGILQNVSLTDTDFHKVDYWVKHTLGFVLNDENAFSGLIRMTSHDYYTYTHLVNVAVYGLLFGKYLGLPSENLNTLGKGMLLHDVGKVDTPLGILNKAGKLTKDEFGIIMRHPEAGYNLLKDKKDINGKPLIPIIQHHENYDGTGYPYGIGGEEIDLNGRISRIIDTFDAMTTNRCYAKARNPFEALSIMKECMKNHFDMELFREFICFLGSGKILTASGKKLKTFH from the coding sequence ATGCAACAATATGTCGAGATATCCAAAGATATACTTGTGGAAGGCGTAACCATTGGTTGTGACGTATATCTGAAGAGCTACTCCGACGGTGTTCCCAAATATATTTTATTTTGCAGAAAAGATGAACCATTCAATGAAAATAGAAAAAATGTATTACTGGAAAAAAACATAGAAAAACTTTATGTTATTCCGTCGGATTCTCACAAATGTTTGATATATCAGGAAAGGAACCTGTCCGACATTCTTGCAAGTAATACCGTAAACTTCGTAGCAAAATCACAGGCCATTTACCATACGGCGAAAAACTTAACCAAAGGCATTCTGCAAAACGTAAGCTTAACAGACACTGATTTTCACAAGGTTGATTACTGGGTCAAGCATACTTTAGGGTTTGTTTTAAATGATGAGAATGCCTTCTCAGGTCTGATAAGGATGACATCCCACGATTATTATACGTATACCCATTTAGTAAATGTTGCGGTATACGGATTGTTGTTTGGTAAATATCTCGGCTTGCCTTCAGAGAATTTAAATACGTTAGGAAAGGGTATGTTATTGCACGATGTTGGAAAGGTTGATACTCCTTTAGGAATTCTTAACAAGGCTGGTAAGCTGACGAAGGATGAATTTGGGATTATAATGCGTCATCCCGAAGCAGGGTATAACCTTTTAAAGGATAAAAAGGATATAAACGGAAAACCACTTATACCAATTATTCAACATCACGAAAATTACGATGGTACCGGCTATCCTTATGGTATTGGCGGGGAAGAAATAGATTTGAATGGAAGGATTTCCAGAATAATTGACACTTTTGATGCCATGACAACAAACAGGTGCTATGCCAAAGCAAGAAACCCGTTTGAGGCTTTAAGTATAATGAAAGAATGCATGAAGAATCATTTTGATATGGAATTATTTCGGGAATTTATATGTTTCCTGGGCAGCGGGAAAATTTTAACAGCAAGTGGGAAAAAATTGAAAACCTTTCATTAA
- the fliD gene encoding flagellar filament capping protein FliD, which produces MQGTSAIGGLISGIDTKTIVEQFIAISRRRVNLVVKNQEKHDSKLAAFQSLKTMLSDFHSKANTLRDIKTFNSFKTSLSTDSTTFNANDLLSVTTTSDASKGSHTIAFTSSSQLAQARRLSSGSFSSSTTALGLSGEFTINGKAIAVSSTDTLADIASIINRANSGLNATGVTASVITISDTDKRLILTSDHTGKDKFNILDASSVNILQSLGFTNGSTTIKNATSNGASSDEFSSSTAAVGSLLGLSDAQSSTTVGIAGTNVSIDLSTDSLTEIAAAIDAVNGVSASVTSTTTDGNTTYKLVISGTTSFNDSNNILETLGILKGLQNSVAQVHTASVSNTETSTGTGTFITSSTTFSAINTDGDDNNVTNNDTITFSGTNHNGSAVSGTYQITDRTADTIGNLLTQIETTFGLEAGSATVNANGQIVITNSTPGDSQLSISIITNNEGGGTLDFGTVSVTTRGYDMEITAGQDARVNINGVNVTRSSNVIEDVISGVTIDLKRVEAGKTVNLTISRNTDNIKSHITNFTTAYNRIIEFINQQFTYNENTEESGILAGESTLSTIKRILQSTITNTIPLLPPGSNTLSLIGIISDRDGKLSVEEDVFLSKINSDFDTVKRMFIAEGATTNSEIRYVNHTKNTVPGDYEVVITTVAARAAATGSEVLTNGIGMGNTETLTITDTGTNRIATINLNGDGGENGSSIDTIIQAINSELNTEYTQALIGDVENTAGGIAITDNTLFSGIDGTSLNDGDVISFSGTTRSGRVVSGSFAINDVNTDTVRDFLSAIEDAYSNNVTATINDGKIVLTDNITGDSQLSITITGPSGSGLDFGTILETNPDGVKGRFAMEITASKDEDDRLVLTHKSYGSRYGFTTTETNNLLGTSGTHTGVDVAGTIHGEAATGTGRLLVGDAPHDSSSATSVEGLTIEVNSTTTGSKGQIKLTKGIGEIMYDNLDSIIDQFDGLLTIRMDGLQKSIENMQKSIDAMEERLSMEASRLYNQFVQLELNLSKLQSQGEFMEQQLMSLSISPARK; this is translated from the coding sequence ATGCAGGGAACAAGCGCTATAGGCGGTTTGATTTCAGGCATTGATACGAAAACTATCGTAGAACAGTTTATAGCCATCAGCAGAAGGCGCGTAAACCTTGTCGTGAAAAACCAGGAGAAACATGACAGCAAACTAGCAGCCTTTCAATCGCTGAAAACCATGCTGTCAGACTTCCATTCAAAGGCAAATACACTCAGGGACATAAAAACCTTCAATAGCTTTAAAACATCATTATCTACTGACTCAACCACTTTTAATGCTAATGACCTTTTATCAGTCACAACAACGTCTGATGCAAGCAAGGGATCTCATACGATCGCATTCACATCTTCCTCACAACTGGCGCAGGCAAGACGGCTGTCATCCGGGAGTTTTAGCAGCTCAACAACTGCATTGGGACTTTCCGGAGAGTTCACTATAAATGGTAAGGCAATAGCCGTTTCTTCAACTGATACGCTTGCTGATATTGCATCAATAATCAACAGGGCAAATTCAGGCTTAAATGCAACAGGGGTAACGGCCAGCGTAATAACCATTTCAGACACAGACAAACGTCTGATTCTTACAAGTGATCATACCGGTAAAGACAAATTCAATATTCTCGATGCATCATCAGTCAATATATTGCAGTCATTAGGCTTTACCAATGGCAGCACCACCATTAAGAATGCAACAAGTAACGGGGCATCATCCGATGAATTTTCTAGCAGCACTGCTGCTGTAGGATCACTGCTTGGGCTGTCAGACGCTCAGAGCAGTACAACCGTAGGAATTGCAGGAACAAATGTATCTATCGATCTTTCCACCGATTCGCTGACTGAGATTGCCGCCGCAATAGACGCAGTTAACGGTGTAAGCGCTTCAGTTACCAGTACCACAACAGATGGTAATACTACTTATAAGCTGGTCATCAGCGGTACCACTTCATTTAACGACAGTAATAATATACTTGAGACATTGGGTATTTTAAAAGGGTTGCAAAATTCCGTTGCACAGGTGCACACAGCGTCTGTATCAAATACGGAAACCAGTACAGGAACAGGCACTTTTATCACCAGCAGTACAACATTTTCCGCAATTAATACCGACGGCGATGATAATAATGTCACTAATAATGATACAATAACCTTTTCCGGAACAAACCATAACGGAAGTGCCGTCTCCGGGACATACCAGATAACAGACAGAACCGCAGATACCATAGGCAACCTGCTGACACAAATAGAAACAACCTTCGGGCTGGAAGCCGGCAGTGCAACGGTAAATGCAAACGGACAAATTGTCATAACGAACAGCACACCGGGAGACAGCCAGTTAAGTATTTCAATAATAACCAATAATGAGGGCGGAGGGACCCTCGATTTCGGCACCGTTTCGGTAACTACCCGCGGTTATGACATGGAAATAACGGCAGGACAGGATGCAAGGGTAAACATTAACGGAGTGAACGTTACCCGGAGCAGCAATGTTATAGAAGACGTCATAAGCGGTGTTACGATTGACTTAAAAAGGGTAGAGGCCGGTAAGACGGTAAACCTGACCATATCCAGAAATACAGATAATATAAAATCACATATCACTAATTTTACCACGGCATATAATCGCATAATCGAATTTATAAACCAACAATTTACGTATAACGAAAACACCGAAGAATCAGGTATCCTGGCTGGCGAAAGTACCTTATCAACAATTAAACGCATTTTGCAATCAACCATTACGAATACTATTCCTTTGCTTCCTCCCGGTTCTAATACCCTTTCCCTGATCGGTATAATATCAGACAGGGATGGTAAGCTATCGGTAGAAGAAGACGTATTTTTATCAAAGATTAATTCTGATTTTGATACGGTGAAAAGGATGTTTATTGCCGAGGGCGCCACAACAAACAGTGAAATCAGATATGTAAATCATACAAAAAATACCGTTCCAGGGGACTATGAAGTAGTTATCACCACAGTCGCTGCCCGGGCAGCTGCGACTGGAAGCGAAGTCCTTACCAATGGAATAGGAATGGGAAATACTGAGACGTTGACTATTACAGATACCGGTACTAACAGGATTGCGACAATAAACCTTAACGGAGATGGCGGAGAAAACGGCAGTTCTATAGACACTATCATACAGGCAATCAACTCAGAACTTAATACAGAATACACACAGGCCCTTATAGGAGATGTGGAAAACACTGCAGGTGGAATTGCAATAACCGACAATACTCTATTTTCCGGTATTGATGGCACATCGCTGAATGACGGCGATGTAATATCTTTCAGTGGAACAACCCGGTCGGGGCGAGTCGTAAGTGGCAGCTTTGCCATCAATGACGTTAATACAGATACAGTCCGCGATTTTCTTTCTGCAATAGAAGATGCATACAGTAACAACGTAACAGCAACGATTAATGACGGCAAGATCGTTTTAACAGATAATATAACCGGAGACAGCCAGCTCTCAATTACCATAACTGGTCCCTCAGGTAGCGGACTGGATTTCGGAACGATTTTGGAAACAAATCCTGATGGCGTTAAGGGCAGATTCGCAATGGAGATTACAGCATCAAAAGATGAGGACGACCGTCTAGTACTTACCCATAAAAGTTACGGAAGCAGATATGGTTTTACCACAACCGAGACAAATAACTTACTAGGCACATCCGGCACGCATACCGGTGTTGACGTAGCCGGTACAATACATGGTGAAGCGGCCACAGGTACCGGAAGACTTCTGGTTGGAGACGCTCCACACGATTCTTCGTCTGCAACAAGTGTTGAAGGTCTTACGATAGAAGTTAATTCTACAACCACCGGATCAAAAGGCCAGATAAAATTAACGAAGGGAATCGGTGAAATCATGTATGACAATCTCGATTCCATTATCGATCAGTTCGATGGCCTGCTTACCATAAGAATGGATGGCCTCCAGAAGTCAATTGAAAATATGCAGAAATCTATTGATGCGATGGAGGAGCGCCTTTCTATGGAAGCCTCAAGGTTATACAACCAATTCGTACAATTGGAGTTAAACCTTTCAAAACTTCAATCACAGGGCGAATTCATGGAACAACAGCTTATGTCGCTGAGTATTTCACCGGCACGCAAATAA
- a CDS encoding GAF domain-containing protein, which produces MLIVTHEDRAGRKDRKNSFGSCAVKINNTIFNRSVYRAEIGIALTSVLDRGKLYKLIIDLTTDMLKAKYASLMIMEGDTLTVQYSNHLSEEILRESSVKTGTGISGYVALTKKPLLVLDREDSPVPIQWNNEKYLSKSFISIPLIVNEKVLGVINVNEKITGEVFQEDDLRVLKVVAKYSAIGIRNVTLIEKTKKQTIIQQLNNNYHDKSVKFLPVTLKSLMIGPFNKSELFLESVSNGKRNYVLYWKGEDKLFDSEKREAFIRKNIGSLYVPKGGKEQYLRFMEAYLDRVMEDKITSQAEKIAVFRDVAVNIMSDLIAAPEEMSNIERARQLINNVLDLIYSAQGDYIGLRNARISGQYLNTHFFTVTITGLLFARYLGMKVEKLNEFGLGLFLQDIGMRTVGPSIVNKPDQLSNEEYKIIKKHVETGFQLLQETGKVSTESCLLVLLHHENYDGSGYPHGLKRNAISYYARISRIVDVYSALTSDRPYAKAIPSEDACEGMTKNMKELFDPELLECFTEFLKSFKG; this is translated from the coding sequence GTGTTGATTGTTACCCATGAAGACAGAGCCGGAAGAAAGGATCGTAAAAATAGTTTTGGATCATGTGCGGTTAAAATCAATAACACAATATTTAACAGAAGTGTATATAGGGCAGAGATTGGTATAGCATTGACCTCAGTGCTTGATCGAGGAAAGCTTTACAAGCTGATCATCGATTTAACAACAGATATGCTGAAGGCGAAGTATGCGTCTTTAATGATCATGGAAGGAGATACCCTTACCGTACAGTATTCCAACCATCTTTCCGAAGAAATACTGAGGGAAAGCAGTGTGAAAACAGGAACAGGGATATCGGGATATGTCGCCTTAACAAAGAAGCCGCTGCTTGTTCTGGATAGGGAAGACAGTCCGGTACCTATACAATGGAATAATGAAAAGTATTTAAGCAAATCATTTATATCTATACCCTTAATTGTTAACGAAAAGGTTTTGGGTGTAATAAATGTGAACGAAAAAATTACCGGTGAAGTATTTCAGGAAGACGATCTGCGGGTGCTGAAGGTTGTTGCAAAATATTCGGCAATTGGGATAAGAAATGTTACTTTGATTGAGAAAACAAAGAAGCAGACAATTATTCAGCAACTGAACAACAATTATCATGACAAGTCCGTGAAATTTCTGCCTGTTACCCTGAAAAGCCTAATGATAGGGCCGTTCAACAAAAGTGAATTATTTCTGGAAAGTGTCAGTAACGGCAAAAGAAATTATGTATTATATTGGAAAGGTGAAGACAAATTATTTGACAGCGAAAAAAGAGAAGCGTTTATCAGGAAGAATATCGGCAGTCTCTATGTTCCCAAAGGTGGTAAAGAACAATATTTACGATTTATGGAAGCATATCTCGACAGGGTTATGGAGGATAAAATAACCAGTCAGGCAGAAAAGATTGCTGTCTTTAGAGATGTAGCCGTGAATATCATGAGTGATTTAATTGCTGCACCGGAGGAGATGTCCAATATAGAAAGGGCCAGGCAACTGATAAACAATGTACTGGATCTTATTTATAGCGCCCAGGGTGATTATATCGGTTTAAGAAATGCCAGAATCAGTGGCCAGTATCTTAACACACATTTCTTTACGGTTACCATAACCGGACTGCTTTTTGCTAGGTACCTGGGAATGAAGGTTGAGAAACTCAACGAATTTGGTCTGGGTTTGTTTCTTCAGGATATTGGCATGAGGACAGTTGGTCCTTCTATCGTGAACAAACCTGATCAATTGAGCAATGAGGAATATAAGATAATTAAGAAACACGTGGAAACAGGATTTCAATTATTGCAGGAAACCGGAAAGGTTTCTACGGAGTCCTGTCTGTTAGTCCTGCTTCATCATGAAAACTACGACGGTAGCGGTTATCCTCATGGACTGAAAAGAAACGCAATCAGCTACTATGCAAGGATATCACGTATCGTAGATGTATATAGTGCTCTTACCTCTGACAGGCCATATGCGAAGGCCATACCTTCTGAAGATGCATGTGAGGGAATGACAAAAAATATGAAAGAGTTGTTTGACCCGGAGTTATTGGAGTGCTTCACGGAATTCCTGAAATCCTTCAAAGGGTAA
- the fliS gene encoding flagellar export chaperone FliS codes for METQFTNSYKKMQVETADPLTLIIMLYDKVIILLEKAKKDITEKKYEEKNIALNKASDILFELAATLDRDNGREIAVSLAGLYLYIIQEITDANVNLNTKALDNAKRIMSELRESWSGIRNSQNTLSSKADTVTTDINLSG; via the coding sequence ATGGAAACACAATTTACTAATTCATACAAAAAAATGCAGGTAGAAACGGCTGATCCCTTGACTCTGATTATTATGCTGTATGACAAGGTAATTATCCTGCTTGAAAAGGCAAAAAAAGATATTACTGAAAAAAAGTATGAGGAAAAAAACATTGCCCTGAACAAGGCAAGCGATATACTTTTTGAACTTGCAGCAACATTAGACAGGGACAACGGCAGGGAAATTGCCGTTTCATTGGCTGGATTGTACCTCTATATAATACAGGAGATAACAGATGCCAATGTAAACCTGAATACAAAGGCGCTGGATAATGCAAAAAGAATCATGTCTGAATTAAGAGAATCCTGGTCAGGCATACGAAATAGTCAGAATACACTATCAAGCAAGGCTGATACTGTAACAACCGACATTAATCTATCCGGTTAG
- a CDS encoding FliA/WhiG family RNA polymerase sigma factor codes for MQAYIEQKKIAQGDHKAANREKRDTYIIKYLPLVKHVVGKIAIFLPSYIDQEDLIDVGILGLIEASERFREDMNVSFKTYAFYRIRGSVLDYLRLQDWAPRSVREKENVIKKTYNCLEQQLARTPLPEEIAEAMGIHGDELDKMLIEINLHSLLYFDDINFGNNGNSEVNAYETLKDNKSSDPLNNLELAEEQNMLESAIASLNPKERLVIVLYYYEDMLLKEIAEVMNSSVSRVSQLHHRALMSIRAKMGK; via the coding sequence GTGCAAGCGTATATAGAGCAGAAGAAGATAGCGCAGGGAGATCACAAGGCAGCAAATAGAGAAAAACGTGATACATATATAATAAAATATTTGCCGCTTGTTAAGCATGTTGTCGGAAAAATTGCGATTTTTCTCCCTTCCTACATTGATCAGGAAGATTTGATTGACGTAGGCATTTTGGGTTTAATAGAGGCTTCTGAAAGATTCAGAGAAGATATGAATGTCAGCTTTAAAACATACGCTTTTTACCGGATCAGAGGCTCTGTTTTGGATTATCTTCGTTTACAGGATTGGGCACCCCGTTCGGTCAGGGAAAAAGAGAATGTAATCAAAAAAACATATAACTGTCTTGAGCAACAGCTTGCCAGAACTCCACTTCCGGAAGAGATTGCGGAGGCAATGGGTATTCATGGCGACGAACTGGATAAGATGCTGATAGAAATTAATCTGCATTCCCTTCTTTACTTTGATGACATTAACTTTGGAAATAACGGTAATTCAGAGGTAAATGCCTATGAAACCTTAAAGGATAATAAATCAAGTGACCCGTTAAACAACCTGGAATTAGCAGAAGAACAGAACATGCTGGAGAGTGCTATTGCCAGTCTTAACCCAAAAGAAAGGCTGGTTATTGTTTTATATTATTATGAGGACATGCTTTTGAAGGAAATTGCAGAAGTTATGAATTCTTCTGTTTCCAGGGTCTCTCAGTTGCATCATAGGGCACTGATGTCAATCAGGGCAAAGATGGGAAAATGA
- a CDS encoding GAF domain-containing protein yields the protein MLIVKHEDKPERNHAGGVFVPDEKEIEKALTSVLDRGKLYKLIIDLTTDMLKAKYASLMIMEGDTLTVQYSNHLSEEILRESSVKTGTGISGYVALTKKPLLVLDREDSPVPIQWNNEKYLSKSFISIPLIVNEKVLGVINVNEKITGEVFQEDDLRVLKVVAKYSAIGIRNVTLIEKTKKQTIIQQLNNNYHDKSVKFLPVTLKSLMIGPFNKSELFLESVSNGKRNYVLYWKGEDKLFDSEKREAFIRKNIGSLYVPKGGKEQYLRFMEAYLDRVMEDKITSQAEKIAVFRDVAVNIMSDLIAAPEEMSNIERARQLINNVLDLIYSAQGDYIGLRNARISGQYLNTHFFTVTITGLLFARYLGMKVEKLNEFGLGLFLQDIGMRTVGPSIVNKPDQLSNEEYKIIKKHVETGFQLLQETGKVSTESCLLVLLHHENYDGSGYPHGLKRNAISYYARISRIVDVYSALTSDRPYAKAIPSEDACEGMTKNMKELFDPELLECFTEFLKSAKG from the coding sequence GTGTTGATTGTTAAGCATGAAGATAAGCCTGAAAGAAATCATGCTGGAGGTGTTTTTGTGCCAGATGAAAAAGAGATTGAAAAAGCATTGACCTCAGTGCTTGATCGCGGAAAGCTTTATAAGCTGATCATCGATTTAACAACAGATATGCTGAAGGCGAAGTATGCGTCTTTAATGATCATGGAAGGAGATACCCTTACCGTACAGTATTCCAACCATCTTTCCGAAGAAATACTGAGGGAAAGCAGTGTGAAAACAGGAACAGGGATATCGGGATATGTCGCCTTAACAAAGAAGCCGCTGCTTGTTCTGGATAGGGAAGACAGTCCGGTACCTATACAATGGAATAATGAAAAGTATTTAAGCAAATCATTTATATCTATACCCTTAATTGTTAACGAAAAGGTTTTGGGTGTAATAAATGTGAACGAAAAAATTACCGGTGAAGTATTTCAGGAAGACGATCTGCGGGTGCTGAAGGTTGTTGCAAAATATTCGGCAATTGGGATAAGAAATGTTACTTTGATTGAGAAAACAAAGAAGCAGACAATTATTCAGCAACTGAACAACAATTATCATGACAAGTCCGTGAAATTTCTGCCTGTTACCCTGAAAAGCCTAATGATAGGGCCGTTCAACAAAAGTGAATTATTTCTGGAAAGTGTCAGTAACGGCAAAAGAAATTATGTATTATATTGGAAAGGTGAAGACAAATTATTTGACAGCGAAAAAAGAGAAGCGTTTATCAGGAAGAATATCGGCAGTCTCTATGTTCCCAAAGGTGGTAAAGAACAATATTTACGATTTATGGAAGCATATCTCGACAGGGTTATGGAGGATAAAATAACCAGTCAGGCAGAAAAGATTGCTGTCTTTAGAGATGTAGCCGTGAATATCATGAGTGATTTAATTGCTGCACCGGAGGAGATGTCCAATATAGAAAGGGCCAGGCAACTGATAAACAATGTACTGGATCTTATTTATAGCGCCCAGGGTGATTATATCGGTTTAAGAAATGCCAGAATCAGTGGCCAGTATCTTAACACACATTTCTTTACGGTTACCATAACCGGACTGCTTTTTGCTAGGTACCTGGGAATGAAGGTTGAGAAACTCAACGAATTTGGTCTGGGTTTGTTTCTTCAGGATATTGGCATGAGGACAGTTGGTCCTTCTATCGTGAACAAACCTGATCAATTGAGCAATGAGGAATATAAGATAATTAAGAAACACGTGGAAACAGGATTTCAATTATTGCAGGAAACCGGAAAGGTTTCTACGGAGTCCTGTCTGTTAGTCCTGCTTCATCATGAAAACTACGACGGTAGCGGTTATCCTCATGGACTGAAAAGAAACGCAATCAGCTACTATGCAAGGATATCTCGTATCGTAGATGTATATAGTGCTCTTACCTCTGACAGGCCATATGCAAAGGCCATACCTTCTGAAGATGCATGTGAGGGAATGACAAAAAATATGAAAGAGTTGTTTGACCCGGAGTTATTGGAGTGCTTCACGGAATTCTTGAAGTCTGCCAAAGGGTAA